The Chryseobacterium glaciei DNA window AATTCTTAAAGCTGCTGGTGCTTCTAAATTAGCTATCGTTAAATTGGTAAAAGATTTAACTGGTGCTGGTCTTAAAGAAGCTAAAGATATCGTAGATGGAGCTCCTGCTGCAATCAAAACTGGTATCTCTAAAGACGAAGCTGAAGCTCTTAAGAAGCAATTAGAAGAAGCTGGTGCTGAAGTAGAATTGAAATAATTCAATTTACACTGAAAATAATAAGCCTGGGCAATTTGCTCAGGCTTTTTTTTGTGCATTTTATTCTTTTAAAAATCATGTGGTATGTATATAAGTAATCAAATATTGTTATTTGATGAATATTTATATTTAATTATAATTATTTATTTAATAAAAAATCAAACTATGTATTAAATAATATTAGTTAAATTGATTGTTTTTATAATTATTTTACTAATAAAATATTGTTTAAGTTGAAAAAA harbors:
- the rplL gene encoding 50S ribosomal protein L7/L12, with the translated sequence MSDLKNLAETLVNLTVKDVNELATILKDEYGIEPAAAAVVVAAGGGEAAEEKTEFDVILKAAGASKLAIVKLVKDLTGAGLKEAKDIVDGAPAAIKTGISKDEAEALKKQLEEAGAEVELK